In Gossypium arboreum isolate Shixiya-1 chromosome 3, ASM2569848v2, whole genome shotgun sequence, the sequence TTCAGTTTCTTGACGTTAGCTTTACGTATTTGATTTTGTTGTGGTGTTGTGAATTGTACTTAAAGAAAAAAACCCATTACAAACATTTAAAAAATGCAGTAAATAATTAATAATCACGGACATGCAGCGATTGGAGGAATCCCCTTCTTTTTAATTCTATTCTTAATTATaccatcatcattattattattattcctagtAATTGATAAATCCTTCctcaaattaaaagaattaaaaccaGTATGCACGTGGCCAGGAAACAAGCTTTACTCAACTAGCATTACCCCTTAAATTCTTAATTATTCTTTATTTGTCactaaacatattttaaaaccaCTAATCCATGTTGGCATTTGAAAACGATACTAATCAATTTCCAAGGTTTCCAGACATGTTGCCAAACGAAGATTATCTCAAATCTCTTCACATGATCCCATAAAAAATAAGAACAATATTTCAGATAAACTAATTTAAAAGTAAACTATCAAACAATTTTCTTACACATCTATTTGGGGTTATTGGCAAATTATAATCCCAGAATCTAAGAGTATTTGTATGATTTTCTGATCCATCTGTCTCCATAATTGTTTATGGAGTCCACCAAATGAAATTACATTGATTAAGTACTAGCTAATCAGCATTATAGGTTTTTCCTTATATGTTAATATATGTAATATAGGAAAGAATCCTATGCAAGCAAGGACCAAaacaaaattgtttttttttttaatcaaatgcCTCCGTTTCCAATATTTCACTTCAAACCCTAGTTGTACTTTTTCTTGTTTCCATGTGTTACACATTGTGGCCAACCCaagttatataaaaaattatttgtttAATACCACTGTACCACCGTGACATACAGATCATCCATCCTATTCGATTGCCACTAACTTATAAAAACGATGTCCATATCACAAACTGAAAGCAGTGAGTACAGTGACAAACTTGATGATCTTATCTTATCCACATATGAATCTGATGTTTCAATTCGGGCATAGATAGAAAAATAATAAGCTTAAAACGGTGAAAATAAGTTGTTTACAATTAATGTGCTACTAGGTTTCCATGAATTTCAATTGCTTATGATGATTAACGATAACATATACCTACTGATCACAAAATCTTTACATTATATTTTGGATTACATTTTAGTTCATCTATTAAAAATGGATAGAATAGTTCTTCCATTCAAATTTCACGGTCAAATGTTTGTTTTGGTGTTTATATATAaggaataataataaatatagcccTCAAcctttacacatttattcaatttgaccctactcttttattagaaataaattagaaaattttgaaactaATAAAGCTAAAGGGTAAAAAAAAGGCCTTAGtaacaaatttaaaatatatatatatataaattaagtgctttaaaaattatttaaaaccataaaattataaaaaaatttataaaaattttaaagttataaaattataaaatttcattaaaaataacaatacaaaccaaATAAAAGTGTAGGGTCATTTTTAAAAATCTTGTTCCCATTGAATTTTAATGGGTTgatattgttgttttaataataaatttatcatttttatgatttttaaaataattttttaattttgaaaatgtttaattgattttttaatttgttaCTAAGGTCTTTTTCCTTTaacgttattaatttcaaaattttctaatttactTTCAATAAAAGAGTAgaggttaaattaaataaatgtgtaaaaattgaagattatatttgtTATCATGTCTTATAATAAAcaccaaaataaatatttaatgatGTAATTTTAACAAAGAgactattttacttatttatctaatatatagtgattaattaatttttttaggcTAGAATCAACATTGTTGGTTTGGATCAACTGAGAAAAAGAAGTGATGTAATTGAAAATTACTTAACATCTGGCACTGAAAAGAAGGAATTGAAAGGAGGAGTAGTAGAAGAAGAAACgaagggaaaggaaggggagaTGGAGATGGAgaaaaaggaaatcatgaaaGTGGGGTAAAGGAGGAGGACTTTGTTGGATGCTAGAGAGTGGGTGACAGTAAGTGGGTCACATGAGTTCTAttagtatttattatttattattttggttgCTGCAGCAATCAAAgactcaaaataaaataaaataaaataaaatgaaaatgtaagaaagagtgttggcagtgttgtgTAGCGTCAAAAGCCAAAAGGTGGGCTACATTGGCTTTTGGATGCCATTCCCTTGTTTGTCAGCACAAGATTTGCCATTGCCTACGTCCCCTTCACGAGGATGACGATTTTCCAACTCTCCTTGTTTTCTTCTGCTATTCATCTATTTGTCATCTTCTTCCCTTGAAATGTGTGTTGGATACTctctttcttcatttttttttttacaaagaaAGGGGATAGAATACTTTATAATTAACTTCGGGTAGATTTTGTTCACCATTAGTACTAGATGATGAAATCAGCTAAAAACATATCTTCACAAAAGACATGCATGATTGATTCCAAAGCAATAAACGagaaaaagaataataaaatatggaaCCAAGAGAGAATCCCCTTTTTTTATTGTTTTCATGGCCCATGCTAGGCTAGCTAGAGCTGCATGCTGCTGCAAACCAACTAGTCATCACCAGCAAAATTACTAAGTTATTATTAACTTGGATATTCTTCTCGCATTAATCTAAACTAGCAAACATTTCTCTCTCTAATAAGCCTAGCAaacctgatatatatatatatctatataaccCAAAAGACACACTTTTATTCCTCCATAATTATCTTTTCAGCCCCTCCTGATGAAAAGTCTTAAACTgaatataattcaacttttatacACCACTCTGAAGGCACCAAAACATTCAATATTATGATTATATATGACCAGCAGTTTCCCTCTCTAGATCAAGAACGTTCCAAGTTTGACAGCATGGTCAATGAGTTCACACTATGAATCAATTGAAATGTGGTTGCTCAAGCCATGGCCAAAACCCAGTTTGATCTTCAATGGTGCAGAACATGTTGCTGAGGCTTTCTTCTTTAACCATTTGATCCATCTTTTGACATGGATGATGGTGATCAGGCCTTGACGATGAGGTTTGGAATAGTTGTGCAGCACCACCTGTTGGCCTAATGGATGTTGGGAAGAAGGTTCTGCTTGTTGGATGAGTAGATAAGGGGCTGTCAATTGCTGGTGTTCTTGAGATATCCAACTTCACATCTGAGCTGTTCTCACTTCTGTTACTGCAAGAACCTTCAGTTTCTTTATTAAGGTTGATAGACTCGGTTGGTTCTCTGCTCTTCAGTGTCATTATCTGCATCCATTCAAAGACAAAGAAACTAATAATACTACTAAATAGCCAAATATTCCCCTAGCTGCCTACTGTCGATTTTAATTAAGAGGCTGAATTTATAATTTGATACCAGTTCTATggtctttcaaaataaaataatgagaccATTTCCCAACCAAaggaatttatatttatatatatatttaaaaatgagAGAAGATATCCCAGGTTTATTGTAACTTGAAAGAAAGATCCCTATTTATTGCCATGAGCTTCATAACAATGATTAATCAACCCATCATAAAGTATAGTAAACATGTGACAAGAAAACAGGTTTTGTTCAGGAAAGTACTGGCAGAAATAAGGTTCTATAAATCATGACACCCTAGAAAGTCAATAAAGCATGATCATAATAGAAGATCATAGTCTTCAAACTCAATTATTCAACTGTATACTCGATTGATGAAATGAAGCTTTAGAGCTTTTCTTAACATAAAGCAAGGACGACatgataaagaaaaaataaaaacagaaagGTGAATGAAGACGTTTGTATATTTAGTTAAGATTATTACCTCAGCATGCAGCTTTTGGTTCTGAGCTTGGAGTGCATCATTATCTGCTTTGATCGCTTCGTACTGTCTCTTAAGGAGATCATAGTCTTTTTCGAGCTGCTTGGTTTTCCATCTAGCTCTTCTGTTTTGAAACCAAATAGCAATCTGCCTTGGTTGCAAACCAAGAGCCCTAGCCAGCTGCATTTTTCTCTCAGGTTCAAGCTTATTACCCAACTCAAAGTTCTTCTCAAGAGTCTTTACCTGCTCCATGTTAAgtcttctcttcttttctcctGCCtgtgaaccatcatctgataaatcATCCTCCCCATTTGCTTCTTCGCACACATCTATCCCTGAAAATGACATTGATCTCTTCCCAAGAAATGATGCCACACCTAAAGgaaaaatcaaaatattcaaTCATATATACTTTCCATATATAAACTGCTAAACCCTTATTTTTTTTCTATTCAGTAGAGATAGAAAGATATAAAAAAATACCATGGAAGTCTTGGGGCGGGCAAGAAGGAAGCATTTGATTGATAGAAGTTGAGGGTTGATGATCTTCTTCATGAGGAGATTGGAGCATGAAATTTGCTGGGAAAAAAGCCATCCCATTGCAAGACATGACCCAGCACAGCAGTCAGGGGCTCAGGGCCTTAATAAGCCTCTATTACTACTAACAACACTCTATGTTCATCATCTGATGACTGTCATGCTGTTGTTCGAGGAAAGAAGGCTATGCAGCAGATCCTCGGCTCGGATTGGACACAAAGTTTAATGTGAGAAAAGCAGAAGATAGATTTGATTATGAAATAATAAGGAAAATTGGAATTTCTTGAATTGGAAGGTGGTGCAGTGATTTGTTAAAAGGGGATAGCTTATATACCTTATCAACTACTTGCAAAAAAAAGCTTTCTTTCTTGTATAATATATTTTctgagagagggagagagagtTATGCATGAATGATGAATACAGTTCTGCTTCTCCTTATATCAGGATGgatttatttgattaaaaaatatgttttcaattttattttctttttataaataGGACTTCGCTTTTGCTATCGCAGATGGAAAAGatgtctttttaaaaaaaaaaaaacagtaaaCAAAATTTCGTAAGAAGTGGTTTAAAAAAAATAGCAACAATTTTTGAAACACGCATTTGCTTGTTTAGGACAAaagtgagaaaagaaaaagaaggcaTAGTTAGAAAATTAAATGGGAATTGAACCTGGTAATAGTAATGTGATGCCTCCGAAAATATTATCAAAGAGTGATTCCAATACCATCCTAACTCCAATTATTTGAGGTCATTTTCATTGTATTGGTCTTTTTTTCTCTACCACTTAAGAGACAATGGCGTATTCATGTTTTAATAATGTGAACTGGGTGACTTAGAGAGaggaaaaataatataatatacataaaataggcctaacaaaattttattttgtttttgtttaaacAAATTAATTAAGAAGAAAAGCAAAGTGTTCATATGGGTGAAAAAGAGTTTAGGGTTTCTTAGAAAGAGAAAATTGTGATATTTTACGGTGTCATGGGTGTGTGAAGAGAATAAGAGTTGCTtaagagaaaagagaaatgaGTTGGATCATTCATGGATGATTAGATATGTTTTGGGGTCTAAAGTGAGGGGGATTTACaatgagagaaagagagagaaggAATCTAGGGAATGGGTCCAAAGAGGGGGGCAGGGCAGGGACTACCACCTAACCACCAACAGGTATCGTGCATTAGGCCTCTTTCCCATCCATTATCCTTTTATCAGTTTCAGTCCTCCGTATTTGAATGCGTATCCATTTCAAACTtctttaatttttaagtttttttttttccatcatcttttgtaaaaaaaaaaatgtaagaTTGAGAAGCCGAAACAAAAACTCCTGTTTTAAGGACCCAAGAAGAGCTGGTCTGTTTTGTCTTTGAGCCCCATCTGTCCATCTCTATCTCAATCAATGCTTTCCTTTCTTGCCTCATGCACTCACTCGTTTCATGTCCTATCCTCGTCTTCCCTTTCTTAACTTCATTAATATCACTCCACCTCACTTAATAATTGATACatgatctcaaaaaaaaaaaaaaacccagagTGTGAATTCGGTCTATGAACTTCCTAAACAAAATCAGGATATCTGATTAAACATGGATGCTTGATGCTTCCATTTTCATATGGATCAAGGGTGCCAGTCAGTCTTATTACGCCCCTCATCCAACTTTCACCATTCGATATATGGTTATAACCTAACCAACAACAGTCAAATATGTTGTTGTCGTACCTCTATCCCTTCAAAAATCTCTTTACTGTTGCTATCCATGTCTTGTTTGatatatatgcatatttttaACCTTATTGAGCTGTGGACTTCATTTGAAGTGTAACCAAGTTTTTGCtttctttttttctatttcttATGTTTTctgaatttataattttttttcgcTTGGCTTCTATTTATGGCTCCTACCACGATCATGACGATTCATCTCTTCTCTCTCTTACACCATTGTTTGCAAATGAATAAAATGAAGAAAATTCATTGGATGCGTAATTCCGaactttttttatcttttataaaaatttcgaACTAATTAAGGGACATAAAGTTGAAAGATTATATTGAATTTGTTAGGATGAAGATGTTTTGCATATGATGAAATTACATATGATGTTGACTaatgatttatgagaataaaaaagagagaataacctttatgctatatatatatatatatatatattactcaaAAATGGAGAGATgaatttatgacatgacataagTACATTATAAAATGCAGTCACGTTAAAAAGATATAGTCGAGAAAGCCCTTTTCTTGTAACAAACATAGATAGAAAATCAGAAGACACCTTCACAATGAATTTCTTAATTGTTCAAAGGCCAAGAGAACCCACAAATTCTTTTAGCTTTTACCTCTTCTAAATAgtaacacaaaacacaaaatctATCAAGAGAAATACAGCATTAATGTTGAGTAACTGAAACCCTTGTTCATGATCAATTACAGGAAGATATAATAAAGATATAAAGTAATTGATAACATGCAAAAGAATAGTACAAAATTACCTCCTGCCATGCACAATATTAAAATATCACCATTCTATTTCTATTCAGAAGGTGAAAGTGAATGAATTTACTGATTAACATTTCACCATTCTTTTTATTGTTTTTCGGTTTAAAGTTTAAATtcttgaataaattattttgtgAAAGCAAGGAAAGAAAAATGGACAGGTAGGACCCAGGAAAAGAATTTAAGTATACAGAATATGGCCCCCAAATGAGGTAAAAATTTAGCCACATATAAACGCACAACTGCCACACAATTCGTAGAGGATGCAACAGCCTGCCAAAATTCCGTCTCGTCTTCCATCTCTCGATTTCGAAGGTTTAATATTGAGGATTTGATCTTGACGTTTAGGGTTAAAAAGAACTCCCACCGTGTCTCGCTGCTTCttgactttattattattattataccaaaTTTTACTTTATTAACTGCGTGCTCATCTTTCATAAAATTGATGTAGGCTGGAATTATTGAAGTGTTGTCTGCTATAAAAATTGTTTAGGTTCAAATTATTGAAATGTTGTCTTCTGTAATGCATGTAGGCAGTTATTTGCTCCTCTTAATGATCCGCGAGTTGTACCAAAATTATTGAaaagttatttttttttataGCAGAAGGTCATGAAGGATATTCGTTCGTTCGTTCATTCGTACATAATTAGAAACATCATTAATCATAATACAATCAATAGAGGGCGGGCAATCTAGCCAAAACATGAAAATATCCTTACACTCTAAGCCCATACGACTAGGACAATGTGTAACTTCATTACCCGAACGAGCAACATAAGAAAAAAAAACCAATGAGTCAAATAAAACATCCAAGTTTTTGACCTCTAACAACAAATGACCCAAAATAAACAAATCAAGACTATCATAATGAAGTTTATTAACCACTGAGACAACACCACTCTCAAGCATGGCATGACGAAAGCCCATCGAATGTGCCAAACACAACCCACCTATAATTACACGAGCCTTTGCTCAAATAGGTTGCGTGCACTCAACCACTTTTTGCGCACATCCATTGTGCACAAAACCATTTGAGTCTCGAATCACCACTCAAATGCCCGCGCATCTAGTCATTCGCGTCAACATTCACCTTGAAGACTCTTGGATGGGCAAAGACCATCAAACCTAATGCATCCTTACTGATAGCATGGGAGCATGATTTTAAGTTATGGACAAGAAATGCATCATTCAAACCCCTCGCCCGAGCTAATATGAGATGAGATGTCGTGGTACGTCCTTCAATGATCGCATTGTTACTGACATTCCATAAATTTCAAAGTAGCACCAAAAGGTTTGTAAAGGAAACTTTGTTAAGCAATCACATAGCCTTTTCCAATCAATCTATACAACTAACTATACATGCATTCAATAGAGCATTATGTAAGCCGACTAAAACAAGGGTGTCACGTGATACCTAGTAGTCCCTTAAGGCGTGAATGATGGTCTTAATTGGGAACCCACATTTTTTATAGCTATGTCACACCTTGTTTTGGCGAAGTGGATTAGTTTGGGAGACTACACCAGCTAAGATGCCTAAGTTGAGAGACTTAAACCGAGTAAAGATGGTAACTTCGTAGTGGAGTGCTAAGAAGAACTTCGTCGATGCTGCAGAGTACCAGTCCGAGTgatagtgtgacagccctaatgtgaccctagttggaaagtggtttcgggaccacaaaaccgagtcataaaaataattaattgctatattctatgcttattatgtgtgtacatgagtatgtggaagtttcattctctaattttgccaaatgcatgagaaattattaaatagggatcaatatgagacatggtgaaatatgataggctaattttaaatggcttgttaatgcatgatgacacaagggtggacttgcatgtcaaattcccaattcctttgtagtggcggccaagatggattgttgatgggcaatatatatgttaattagatattataataagaaattgggttattggagataaaatattgttagtaaaagaaggtaaaatgaaaaaaaatgaaggaatgctcatctttcttctccattgccgtgacttgaggaggaagaagaaaggaattcttttgttcatgattcgcttggatgatgcttaggaagaggtaagcactttgaaattcttggaaatttaggtataaataaggtgattagttcaagttctactcattccatggattaagtttggttgtttggaggtttgatattcgccaagtagtttgaagctcttggtacatatacttttcttgaaggttgaaattggtttgttcataagggggaaaccgaatgtggtcattgaagggtcttaatgaagaaaatgtgtggcttgggtttatgacattcggttaaggaatattgtgtgctagcaaggttggtttaatatatatatgtaaatcactttgtatttgatgattagaaaaaaatagtgaaggaaaattaaaatgatgttggataaatttttagtatagttgtgcttaagcattcggtcattgatgggcattgttgtaacctaattgtagttgcaactcttaattttgagatggaatttgtacatataagttaagtgaatggttagggcgaatgaggtgtataaaatattaaagcatgctagaattatacattagtaagaatgtgtaattgtactaaattctctatttgaattcggttaggtatagtcatggtatgagctcattaagggtgctatcttataagtgaatgtagctttagttaaccttatgtgccatgcgtgtgctaaaataattaatgaattggatgttattataggtgtatggttggtcttattattaaaaataagggttgagtaccttgaatttctctttgataatcaaaatgattaaatcaatttaattgttaaattaagctcaagagcaaaggggaactaaatcggataaaggaaaggagaaagcaatcgaatagccgagttggaaccgttctacccaacacaaggtaagtcattaagcatatatttggtattgatttaaacgatcgtaatacctatgcaattgtgtttaatgaggtgaaatgtatacaaatgtatatgtatgtagagatgaaattgtcgaatgtaaaaaaaagaagtgaagcgtatagagtggtggttttcggcactaagtgtgcgggcaataagtgttcacggttgagagattggcaccgagtgtgcgagcttgaaatgcatggcactaagtgtgcgagcttgaaatgcatggcactaagtgtgcgagtttaaagtatatggcactaagtgtgcgcggtgattattaagcactatgtgtgcgaacccactatgtattttctatagattatttacattaaggtgcgaccttaccgagtcgattttggacagcggaaagggtaagtaccttgagttcatggctaataggtgctatgtttatatttggagttgagcgtggtaagttttgaacctatgtgatgattataattgaagtcacgtacataaggttcatcgtggaataggtaaaagttcgttt encodes:
- the LOC108464560 gene encoding homeobox-leucine zipper protein ATHB-13-like, with translation MSCNGMAFFPANFMLQSPHEEDHQPSTSINQMLPSCPPQDFHGVASFLGKRSMSFSGIDVCEEANGEDDLSDDGSQAGEKKRRLNMEQVKTLEKNFELGNKLEPERKMQLARALGLQPRQIAIWFQNRRARWKTKQLEKDYDLLKRQYEAIKADNDALQAQNQKLHAEIMTLKSREPTESINLNKETEGSCSNRSENSSDVKLDISRTPAIDSPLSTHPTSRTFFPTSIRPTGGAAQLFQTSSSRPDHHHPCQKMDQMVKEESLSNMFCTIEDQTGFWPWLEQPHFN